Proteins co-encoded in one Fastidiosipila sp. genomic window:
- a CDS encoding HAD-IA family hydrolase has product MMNENRGKIEISTVLFDIDGTLINTVPLIMASHRHTFNKILGWIPSDEEILSTVGEPLVATFGRYGDQGETLMAEYIRWSVPRTASHSTLFEGIVPMLESLRSRGFLTGIVTARRCEGMAICLDAFDLSALFDVRVCAEDTARHKPDPEPILFAMEKLGISRTDQVLYVGDTVRDLESARRAGCHFAAVGWTSMDREEIDRLGPAFWLERAEDLPAKLRLVKPA; this is encoded by the coding sequence GTGATGAATGAAAACCGCGGAAAAATTGAAATATCGACGGTTTTGTTCGATATTGACGGAACACTGATTAATACCGTACCGCTGATCATGGCTTCACACCGCCACACCTTCAACAAAATCCTCGGCTGGATTCCCAGCGACGAGGAAATCCTTTCCACCGTCGGCGAACCCCTAGTGGCCACCTTCGGCCGCTACGGTGATCAGGGAGAAACCTTGATGGCTGAATACATCCGCTGGAGTGTTCCCCGGACGGCTTCCCACAGCACCCTCTTCGAAGGCATTGTGCCCATGCTGGAAAGTTTGCGGAGCCGCGGCTTTCTCACCGGTATCGTCACAGCGCGCCGTTGTGAAGGCATGGCGATCTGTCTGGATGCCTTTGACCTCTCGGCCCTGTTTGACGTAAGGGTCTGCGCCGAAGACACCGCCAGGCATAAGCCCGACCCTGAACCGATCCTGTTTGCCATGGAAAAGCTGGGCATCTCACGGACCGATCAGGTGCTTTATGTCGGCGATACTGTGCGGGATCTTGAAAGCGCCAGGCGGGCCGGATGCCATTTTGCCGCGGTCGGATGGACCTCTATGGACCGGGAGGAAATCGACCGCCTCGGGCCCGCTTTCTGGCTGGAGCGGGCGGAGGACCTTCCGGCCAAACTCCGGCTTGTCAAGCCGGCTTGA
- a CDS encoding HlyC/CorC family transporter, which produces MPSRITAQVLEMAAGPALFVSVLILLLFGLFTAFQKAIRLLSQERPPLPKEEGRKSVLDGWLEQPARFQRWIDMARILVAAAYLYCGTAFAIPALARWTHVGRPATAAWLTALFFILFLFFLLLFGLMLPARACGKRAAVFVRHSWYFLSPLILLAAALDFLLYSISGVILKILHLRDIEIPEPAPTEEEFLQMLEAGHAVGAIEDDNRELIANLFEFDDKIAGEVMTHRTEIEALPAEAGIEETMSFLYETRYTRFPVYEGSVDNIVGVLHVKDLLFYREKTRGEDGFTLASIMRPAWFTPETRNISDLFREMQKNHIQMAIVIDEYGGTAGLLTIEDLVEQIVGNIEDEYDEAGQEMIQIAPGNWLVEGGYPLDRLSRITGVAIDDDEYDTAAGLVIDLLDRIPEEHERPVVRYGPLTFHVLAISDNRIVRIRVTRADAEAGRDRDE; this is translated from the coding sequence ATGCCAAGCCGCATAACTGCACAAGTGCTTGAAATGGCCGCTGGCCCGGCCCTTTTTGTGTCGGTTCTGATTCTCCTTCTCTTCGGCCTTTTCACGGCCTTTCAGAAGGCTATCCGCCTGCTTTCGCAGGAGAGACCGCCGCTTCCAAAGGAAGAGGGGAGGAAGTCAGTCCTTGATGGCTGGCTGGAGCAGCCGGCCCGTTTCCAACGCTGGATCGATATGGCCCGTATTCTTGTGGCGGCGGCTTATCTTTATTGCGGCACGGCCTTTGCCATTCCCGCACTTGCAAGATGGACCCATGTGGGGCGCCCGGCCACGGCCGCCTGGTTAACCGCTCTTTTCTTCATCCTCTTCCTTTTCTTCCTGCTTCTTTTTGGGCTCATGCTCCCTGCAAGGGCTTGCGGGAAAAGAGCCGCTGTCTTTGTCAGGCACAGCTGGTATTTTCTTTCCCCGCTGATCTTGCTGGCAGCCGCACTGGATTTTCTTCTCTATTCAATCAGCGGAGTCATCCTGAAGATCCTTCATCTTCGCGACATTGAAATTCCGGAACCCGCGCCGACGGAAGAAGAGTTTTTACAGATGCTGGAAGCGGGCCACGCCGTCGGGGCTATTGAAGATGACAACCGGGAACTGATCGCCAACCTCTTCGAGTTTGATGACAAGATTGCTGGCGAGGTCATGACTCACCGGACGGAAATTGAAGCCTTGCCGGCAGAGGCGGGTATTGAGGAGACCATGTCCTTTCTATACGAAACCCGCTACACCCGCTTTCCTGTCTACGAAGGGTCGGTCGATAACATCGTAGGTGTGCTGCATGTCAAGGATCTCCTCTTTTACCGGGAAAAGACCCGGGGGGAAGATGGTTTTACTCTGGCCTCGATCATGCGGCCCGCCTGGTTTACTCCCGAAACCCGGAACATCAGTGATTTATTCCGGGAGATGCAAAAAAACCACATCCAAATGGCCATCGTTATCGATGAATACGGCGGTACGGCAGGACTTTTGACCATTGAAGACCTGGTCGAACAGATCGTGGGCAACATTGAGGATGAGTACGATGAGGCGGGGCAGGAGATGATCCAGATCGCACCGGGCAACTGGCTGGTGGAAGGGGGGTATCCGCTTGACCGTTTGTCCCGGATTACAGGGGTCGCCATTGACGATGACGAATACGATACGGCCGCGGGCCTCGTCATCGATTTGCTGGACCGGATTCCTGAAGAACATGAACGCCCTGTCGTGAGGTACGGCCCGCTGACCTTTCACGTTCTGGCCATATCCGATAACCGGATCGTCCGGATCAGGGTGACAAGGGCAGACGCAGAAGCAGGCAGGGATCGTGATGAATGA